One part of the Coffea eugenioides isolate CCC68of chromosome 10, Ceug_1.0, whole genome shotgun sequence genome encodes these proteins:
- the LOC113750895 gene encoding protein RALF-like 34, producing the protein MARPKPALVLSSLFLLLIFFQTINPNVSAQNDHSSLQHMSATETIGWPLNNSTFFDPGEDGLEDEEEEDGGGEVGDHGRTLLYYYYRSSRPRRYYISYGALAANRIPCPPRSGRSYYTHHCYRTRHPVNPYSRGCSAITRCRR; encoded by the coding sequence ATGGCACGTCCCAAACCTGCACTAGTTCTGAGCTCCCTCTTTTTGCTactcattttcttccaaactaTCAATCCAAATGTGAGTGCCCAAAATGATCACAGCAGCCTTCAGCACATGTCTGCAACTGAAACTATTGGCTGGCCTTTGAACAACAGCACATTCTTCGACCCCGGCGAAGATGGtcttgaagatgaagaagaagaagatggtggCGGTGAGGTTGGTGATCATGGGAGGACACTACTCTACTACTACTACAGATCAAGCAGGCCAAGGCGTTATTACATTTCTTATGGGGCATTAGCTGCCAACAGAATCCCCTGCCCGCCTCGCTCTGGAAGGTCTTACTATACCCACCACTGTTACAGAACACGTCACCCAGTCAACCCCTATTCCAGAGGATGTTCCGCTATCACCCGTTGCAGGAGATGA
- the LOC113749383 gene encoding uncharacterized protein LOC113749383: MHAKTDSEVTSLAPSSPDHARRPVYYVQSPSRDSHDGEKTTTSFHSTPILSPAGSPPHSHSSVGRHSRESSTSRFSGSLKPGSRKINPNDGGSGGNRHPGHKGQKPWKECDVIEEEGLLEDQESRKPLPRRCYFLAFVVGFFLLFSLFSLILWGASRPQKPKITMKSLTFERFAIQAGSDDTGVSTDMISINSTLKFNFRNTATFFGVHATSTPVDLSYFELTVGSGTMKNFYQSRKSQRTVTVSVIGNKIPLYGSGASLSTTPTGTTSQPVPLKLNFVVRSRAYVLGKLVKPKFYKKIECSIVFDPKKLNAPIPLKNDCTYN, translated from the exons ATGCACGCAAAAACAGACTCAGAGGTTACAAGCTTAGCACCATCTTCGCCAGACCACGCAAGGCGTCCGGTTTACTACGTCCAGAGCCCATCTCGTGACTCTCACGATGGCGAGAAGACCACGACGTCGTTTCACTCGACTCCCATTCTTAGTCCGGCTGGCTCGCCACCTCACTCTCACTCCTCCGTCGGCCGTCACTCTAGGGAGTCGTCTACCAGCCGCTTCTCCGGCTCCCTCAAGCCTGGATCCAGGAAGATCAACCCAAACGACGGCGGATCGGGTGGGAATAGACACCCTGGCCATAAGGGCCAAAAACCATGGAAAGAGTGTGACGTGATTGAGGAGGAAGGATTGCTTGAAGACCAAGAGTCACGAAAGCCCCTTCCCAGGCGGTGCTATTTTCTCGCCTTCGTTGTGGGTTTTTTCCtgcttttttctctcttttcacTCATCTTGTGGGGTGCTAGTAGACCTCAGAAGCCCAAGATCACCATGAAG AGCCTTACATTTGAGAGATTTGCGATTCAAGCTGGTTCGGATGATACGGGAGTATCTACTGATATGATCTCCATCAACTCCACCTTGAAATTCAATTTCCGCAATACTGCTACATTTTTTGGTGTGCATGCTACCTCAACCCCTGTTGATTTATCATACTTTGAGCTCACCGTTGGATCCGGAACA ATGAAGAATTTTTATCAATCGAGAAAGAGTCAGAGAACTGTAACTGTATCAGTGATCGGGAACAAGATTCCTTTGTATGGAAGTGGAGCTAGTTTGAGCACCACCCCAACAGGGACCACCAGCCAGCCAGTGCCACTGAAGTTGAACTTTGTGGTGCGATCAAGAGCTTACGTTTTGGGCAAATTGGTGAAGCCAAAGTTCTATAAGAAAATCGAATGCTCGATCGTCTTTGATCCCAAGAAACTTAATGCCCCCATCCCATTAAAGAACGATTGCACATACAATTGA